The following coding sequences are from one Candidatus Nitrohelix vancouverensis window:
- a CDS encoding cytochrome c, whose amino-acid sequence MKRILTISLALAFLTAASSAAWAKSECPQPRKTPSAPGNFTNMDKTSSANASNGEKLYQKTSKPMACAMCHGQKGDGMGKLGSGLKPKPRDFTCADTMKNVSAGQMYWIIKNGSKGTPMTPQKLNDGEIWDVVKYIRESWVK is encoded by the coding sequence ATGAAACGCATACTGACAATCAGCCTGGCTCTGGCATTCTTAACGGCGGCCTCGAGCGCCGCCTGGGCCAAGAGCGAATGCCCACAACCGCGCAAGACCCCATCTGCTCCGGGTAATTTCACCAACATGGATAAAACATCAAGCGCCAATGCCTCGAATGGAGAGAAGCTCTATCAAAAAACGTCGAAACCGATGGCCTGCGCCATGTGCCACGGCCAGAAGGGCGACGGCATGGGCAAACTGGGGTCGGGCCTGAAACCCAAACCAAGAGACTTCACCTGCGCCGACACCATGAAGAATGTATCTGCGGGGCAAATGTACTGGATCATCAAAAACGGTTCCAAAGGAACCCCGATGACGCCTCAGAAGCTGAACGACGGTGAAATCTGGGACGTTGTGAAATACATCCGGGAAAGCTGGGTGAAATGA
- a CDS encoding M48 family metallopeptidase: MTKIIASILFSFLFLNACVTTPVSERSALILVPFEQEVALGVQAFDQILTQEKESNDARLKEIVNRVGHRIADASDMPDLEWEFKLIESDQQNAFALPGGKVAVYTGILSVAKNEAGLATILGHEIGHAIARHGAQRMSQQMLLQGAMTAAAINLQSNPNQPMIMAALGLGVNVGIQLPFSRMNESEADEIGLIYMAQAGYDPREAVNFWGRFNASKSEQPPEFLSTHPSDATRISNLQGMLQNAISIYEKSSNKVGLGQNFF, from the coding sequence ATGACTAAAATAATCGCTTCAATTCTATTCTCTTTTTTGTTCCTGAACGCCTGCGTCACCACGCCAGTGAGTGAACGCTCGGCGCTGATACTCGTACCTTTCGAGCAAGAAGTCGCTCTCGGCGTTCAGGCCTTTGATCAAATTCTGACTCAGGAAAAAGAATCGAACGACGCGAGATTGAAAGAAATCGTTAACCGGGTGGGACATCGCATCGCCGACGCCAGCGACATGCCAGACCTGGAATGGGAATTCAAACTGATCGAGTCGGATCAGCAGAATGCCTTTGCCCTGCCCGGCGGAAAAGTCGCCGTGTACACCGGCATTCTATCCGTCGCTAAAAATGAAGCGGGGCTGGCAACCATACTCGGCCATGAAATCGGCCATGCTATCGCCCGCCACGGCGCGCAACGAATGTCTCAGCAAATGCTCCTGCAAGGGGCGATGACGGCCGCCGCTATCAATCTTCAAAGCAATCCAAATCAACCCATGATCATGGCGGCTCTCGGTCTTGGCGTCAACGTTGGCATTCAGTTGCCCTTCAGCCGAATGAACGAATCGGAAGCCGATGAAATCGGCCTCATCTACATGGCGCAGGCGGGTTACGACCCAAGAGAAGCGGTCAATTTCTGGGGTCGTTTCAACGCTTCAAAGTCGGAGCAACCGCCGGAATTTCTATCCACGCATCCCTCCGACGCCACCCGCATTTCCAATTTACAAGGCATGCTTCAAAATGCGATTTCTATTTATGAGAAGTCTTCCAACAAAGTGGGACTGGGTCAAAATTTTTTCTAA
- a CDS encoding carboxypeptidase regulatory-like domain-containing protein, whose protein sequence is MKIASAVALSLLLINAPAYAKKSDYQEMEVKNGGAITGSVAYKGDLPAPIMENLKKGKNSDFCAKHPDTGENAIRPRHRVTASDGKLRDAVVYIEEIEQGKAWSAEPTHFDFRDCDIFPKVSVVRKTPKGLKEGLVQIENHDENILHNPHGYSVNGANRKTLFNKPLPSKGDVADVTKSFKRMKQAKDDHFFLQCDQHNYMEADARVVWNPYFVVTGEDGSYKIDNIPAGKYKVVAWHPYAGETIQEVTVSADASAQANFELAKK, encoded by the coding sequence ATGAAAATTGCAAGCGCAGTCGCTTTAAGTCTTTTACTGATAAACGCTCCGGCTTATGCCAAAAAGAGCGATTACCAGGAAATGGAAGTCAAGAACGGCGGAGCGATTACAGGAAGCGTCGCATACAAAGGCGACCTTCCCGCGCCAATCATGGAAAATCTCAAAAAAGGTAAAAACAGCGATTTTTGCGCCAAACACCCGGATACCGGCGAGAACGCCATACGTCCTCGCCATCGCGTGACAGCAAGCGATGGAAAGCTCCGAGACGCCGTGGTTTATATAGAAGAAATTGAACAAGGGAAAGCCTGGTCTGCAGAACCGACTCATTTCGATTTTCGAGATTGCGACATTTTTCCAAAAGTCAGCGTTGTACGCAAAACGCCGAAAGGGCTGAAAGAAGGTCTCGTTCAAATCGAAAACCATGATGAGAATATCCTGCACAATCCGCACGGCTATTCCGTCAACGGCGCCAATCGCAAGACTTTGTTCAACAAACCGCTTCCGTCCAAGGGAGACGTTGCAGACGTCACGAAATCTTTCAAACGCATGAAACAGGCGAAAGACGACCATTTCTTTCTGCAATGCGACCAGCATAACTACATGGAAGCCGACGCGCGCGTCGTATGGAACCCGTATTTTGTCGTCACCGGAGAGGATGGTTCTTACAAAATCGACAATATTCCAGCGGGCAAATACAAAGTCGTGGCTTGGCATCCCTATGCAGGCGAGACGATTCAGGAAGTAACGGTCAGCGCAGATGCGAGCGCCCAGGCCAATTTTGAATTAGCTAAAAAATAA
- a CDS encoding ABC transporter ATP-binding protein yields the protein MNEPLIQIENAVKTYHIGEQEFTALHGVSLAIETGAFMSVVGPSGSGKTTLLNLIGGLDVPSSGNIIFRGKNLESMSRKEMAMYRRDHVGFIFQSYNLLPVYSVYENVLFPFLVMGKKENEVRDQVMDMVQRVGLEAMAQKRPGQLSGGQCQRVAIARALVKRPSLALADEPTANLDAENSRQILELMESLNQNLDTAFVFSTHDPKVAEYVRREVRLEDGSVVEDKKILRSGT from the coding sequence ATGAATGAACCATTGATCCAAATTGAAAACGCCGTCAAGACCTACCATATCGGCGAGCAGGAATTCACCGCTCTGCACGGCGTCTCTCTAGCCATCGAAACGGGGGCGTTCATGTCTGTCGTTGGGCCTTCCGGTTCGGGCAAAACCACCTTGTTGAATTTGATAGGCGGCTTGGATGTTCCCTCCAGCGGGAATATTATTTTTCGTGGCAAGAACCTGGAATCCATGTCGCGCAAGGAGATGGCGATGTACCGGCGCGATCATGTCGGATTTATTTTTCAATCCTACAATCTGCTACCGGTCTATTCCGTTTACGAAAACGTGCTATTCCCTTTTCTTGTCATGGGCAAAAAAGAAAACGAGGTGCGCGACCAGGTCATGGACATGGTGCAACGGGTCGGCCTTGAAGCGATGGCTCAGAAACGTCCCGGCCAGTTGTCCGGGGGGCAATGCCAGCGCGTCGCCATTGCCAGAGCTTTGGTCAAACGCCCGAGTCTGGCGTTGGCGGATGAACCCACCGCCAATCTGGATGCGGAGAACTCGCGCCAAATTCTTGAGTTGATGGAATCTTTGAATCAGAATCTGGACACGGCCTTTGTGTTTTCCACTCACGATCCGAAAGTGGCGGAATACGTTCGTCGCGAAGTGAGGCTGGAGGATGGCTCGGTCGTGGAGGATAAAAAAATCCTGCGGAGCGGGACATGA
- a CDS encoding GTP-binding protein has protein sequence MNSGKKEIPVTLLTGFLGAGKTTLLNRILKENHGKRIAVIENEFGDVNIDRNLVIGEEEDIFEMSNGCICCSVKGDFLKTLNNLIGSGKSFDHIIIESSGLASAGPIVQAFLIEDELDHALQLDGIVAMIDSPNIAHQLEEFEVAGEQVAFAHRILLNKIDLTDAETIQSARKLLQEINPDAVYHETRDAVADIDFILNIGGFRLKSDDRWNESSSIPHQHGEEAHSHSHDADINSVSLQLTGFLKPSKLNEWLQLALINDGLQIIRAKGILNVEGQDKRVIFQSVYMAFDELEGRPWEDEERLNHMVFIGKNLDKQIIEAGVRGCIE, from the coding sequence ATGAATTCAGGTAAAAAAGAAATACCCGTCACCCTGCTCACAGGTTTTCTCGGCGCGGGAAAAACCACGCTCCTCAATCGCATCCTCAAAGAGAATCACGGCAAACGCATCGCGGTTATCGAAAACGAATTCGGCGACGTGAACATCGACCGCAATCTAGTCATCGGCGAAGAAGAGGATATTTTTGAAATGAGCAACGGTTGCATCTGTTGCTCGGTCAAGGGAGATTTCCTGAAGACTCTGAACAATCTCATCGGCTCGGGCAAGAGCTTCGATCATATTATTATCGAAAGCTCCGGGCTGGCCTCCGCCGGGCCTATCGTACAGGCCTTCCTGATCGAGGACGAACTGGACCATGCCTTGCAACTGGACGGCATCGTCGCCATGATCGATTCTCCAAACATCGCCCATCAGCTGGAAGAGTTCGAAGTTGCCGGGGAACAGGTCGCCTTCGCTCATCGCATTCTGTTGAACAAGATTGACCTGACCGATGCAGAGACCATTCAGAGCGCTCGAAAACTGTTGCAGGAGATCAACCCCGACGCCGTTTATCATGAAACCCGGGACGCCGTCGCAGACATCGACTTCATTCTGAATATCGGCGGATTCCGTCTCAAATCAGACGACCGCTGGAACGAGTCATCGAGCATTCCCCATCAGCACGGCGAGGAAGCGCATTCGCACAGTCACGACGCAGACATCAATTCAGTATCCCTTCAGCTAACCGGTTTCCTCAAACCCTCAAAACTCAATGAATGGCTCCAACTGGCCTTGATCAATGATGGATTGCAAATCATTCGCGCCAAGGGAATTCTCAACGTCGAGGGTCAGGACAAGCGGGTCATTTTCCAAAGTGTCTACATGGCCTTTGATGAACTGGAGGGAAGGCCCTGGGAAGACGAGGAACGGCTCAACCACATGGTTTTTATCGGTAAGAATCTCGACAAGCAAATCATCGAAGCGGGCGTTCGTGGCTGTATTGAGTGA
- a CDS encoding outer membrane lipoprotein-sorting protein, translated as MKFGFSLVLWIFFLAPGLPHSLAWGFPADIDANRLLQRVDDNIWATTKFIHGRLIVDNGRKVRTLEVDNWMEGVERSYSNYTAPAREKGTKMLKVGDKLWMYTPRADRKILIAGHMLRQSMMGSDLSYEDMMEDKKLSHSYDAVLEKMEVRDGVDCAVLLLTSREEGTTYHTRRLWVDPGKGIVILQYLYAKSGKLLKQVEFKDYFLTGTRQFPRKMIFKDLLKENTETTYVFDEVEFDIEIPESYFSQSILKR; from the coding sequence ATGAAATTTGGTTTCTCATTAGTGTTGTGGATATTTTTTCTGGCGCCGGGACTGCCGCATTCTTTGGCCTGGGGTTTTCCCGCGGATATCGACGCCAACCGTCTCTTGCAACGGGTGGACGATAATATATGGGCGACCACAAAATTCATTCATGGTCGCCTGATCGTGGATAACGGTCGCAAGGTTCGCACGCTGGAGGTGGACAACTGGATGGAGGGGGTGGAGCGTTCCTACAGCAATTACACGGCGCCCGCGCGCGAGAAGGGCACAAAAATGTTGAAGGTCGGCGACAAGTTGTGGATGTACACGCCGCGCGCGGATCGAAAAATTCTCATCGCGGGGCATATGCTACGACAGTCCATGATGGGGAGCGATCTCTCCTATGAAGATATGATGGAGGATAAAAAGCTCAGCCATTCCTACGACGCCGTGCTGGAGAAGATGGAAGTACGGGACGGTGTCGACTGCGCGGTTTTATTGCTGACCTCAAGAGAAGAAGGAACCACTTACCACACCCGCAGACTGTGGGTGGATCCGGGCAAAGGCATCGTCATTTTGCAATACCTGTACGCCAAAAGCGGCAAGCTGTTGAAGCAGGTGGAATTTAAAGATTATTTTTTAACGGGGACGCGGCAGTTCCCACGCAAGATGATTTTTAAAGACCTTCTCAAGGAAAATACCGAAACCACTTATGTTTTTGACGAAGTAGAGTTTGATATCGAAATCCCAGAGAGTTATTTTTCGCAAAGTATTTTGAAACGTTGA
- a CDS encoding response regulator, with protein sequence MDHLKSLSLQAVGIFVAGVVLSVFAFDYSWKQKQSAWVEQLRQEALEDTLILVGKLEVAEREMLGILSMFRSTGRVEEGAFQTYVFPLLNRNDFIDGFQWAPMVQHDQLDEFIQKMKSEGRPRFRILQKGNRAVPNAELNDEEYFPLLFTLDKRSGQDEIGFNLSSDPQAQQAIYDARDSGFLSSMETMEADESGDKKIRIHVYAPFYDHYPIPEFLAERRANFLGVIHGIYHVEKMVRDMVAPYMHKGMNLVVYKGFDQDRKLFGRLWENPKTEFQTPVNFANSRWLLVWQADYNFLGGPDLSVPFWLGGSLFGGAFLLAVIFQMLASRTRHVENLVNIRTGELTEANLHLTEEVSAREKAEMDLLAAKDEAEVANRAKSVFLANMSHEIRTPMNAILGYSQIMIRRRDLPTWMKKNISNILSSGNHLLQIINDILDISKIEAGKMEVHKVDFDLNRLLQEIDWMISPKAREKQLSLSVSSPGEGNRIVFGDELKLRQTLINLLDNAVKFTDQGWVSLSVTERAEGWYHFKIEDTGRGMTADFAERLYRPFQQETERLKRGGTGLGLAISKKQVELMGGDLKCDSTQEEGSRFAFTLQLPPGSEEGLISSDASEGNLRKQNGDTIHALIVDDDPMSREILESILNGAGVATRTAADGMEALAMIDSAIPDLVFMDMRMPAMNGADTIRAIRMKYSGMKNIIGISASALDDERLHYLSQGCREFIPKPFGVDDVLSCVSRIMRVTTPPKPRDALADKVEAPALSISDSWRKRIVNAAGMHNMTELKQCCNELASQGANGKALSAALELLVSNYDTKGILKLLQTIPESNER encoded by the coding sequence ATGGATCATCTGAAATCGCTTTCCCTTCAGGCGGTGGGGATTTTCGTCGCAGGCGTTGTGCTCTCAGTGTTTGCCTTCGATTACTCCTGGAAGCAAAAACAGAGCGCCTGGGTGGAGCAATTGCGTCAGGAAGCGCTGGAGGACACTCTCATTCTGGTCGGTAAGCTGGAGGTCGCGGAGAGGGAAATGCTGGGAATTCTCTCAATGTTTCGATCCACCGGCAGGGTGGAGGAGGGAGCGTTTCAGACCTATGTATTTCCATTGTTAAATCGCAACGATTTCATCGACGGCTTCCAATGGGCGCCGATGGTTCAACACGATCAGCTCGACGAATTTATACAGAAGATGAAGTCTGAGGGCCGACCGCGTTTTCGGATTCTGCAAAAAGGCAATCGCGCCGTGCCCAATGCAGAACTCAATGACGAGGAATACTTTCCCCTGCTATTCACGCTGGATAAACGGAGCGGTCAGGATGAGATAGGATTCAATCTGTCCTCCGACCCGCAAGCTCAACAGGCGATTTATGACGCCCGCGATTCTGGGTTCCTGTCCTCAATGGAAACGATGGAAGCGGATGAATCCGGGGATAAAAAAATCAGAATTCATGTGTACGCTCCTTTCTACGATCATTACCCGATCCCTGAGTTTCTTGCTGAACGTCGCGCCAATTTTCTGGGCGTGATTCACGGCATCTACCATGTTGAGAAAATGGTCCGGGACATGGTGGCTCCCTATATGCATAAGGGGATGAATCTGGTTGTCTACAAAGGTTTCGATCAGGACCGGAAACTCTTCGGCCGGCTTTGGGAGAATCCGAAAACTGAATTTCAAACTCCGGTGAATTTTGCAAACAGCCGTTGGTTGCTGGTATGGCAGGCGGATTACAATTTTCTGGGAGGCCCCGATTTGTCGGTGCCGTTTTGGCTTGGCGGTAGTTTGTTCGGCGGCGCTTTTTTACTTGCAGTTATTTTTCAGATGCTGGCGTCGCGAACGCGTCACGTTGAAAATCTTGTGAATATTCGCACCGGAGAATTGACCGAGGCCAACCTGCACCTCACCGAAGAAGTTTCGGCGCGCGAGAAGGCGGAGATGGATTTGTTAGCGGCGAAAGACGAGGCGGAGGTTGCCAATCGCGCCAAATCGGTTTTTCTTGCAAATATGAGTCATGAGATTCGAACGCCCATGAACGCTATTCTCGGGTATTCGCAGATCATGATCCGGCGTAGGGATTTGCCGACATGGATGAAAAAAAATATTTCGAATATTCTCAGTAGCGGTAATCACCTTCTGCAGATCATCAACGATATTCTCGACATCTCTAAAATCGAAGCGGGAAAGATGGAGGTCCATAAGGTGGATTTCGATTTAAACCGTCTTCTGCAGGAAATCGACTGGATGATTTCTCCCAAGGCGCGTGAGAAACAGTTGAGCCTCTCTGTTTCCAGCCCTGGGGAAGGGAACCGCATCGTATTTGGAGATGAATTGAAACTCAGGCAGACCTTGATCAATTTGCTTGATAATGCCGTCAAGTTCACCGATCAGGGCTGGGTGTCCCTGTCGGTGACTGAGCGGGCGGAGGGTTGGTATCATTTTAAAATTGAAGATACCGGGCGGGGAATGACGGCGGATTTCGCGGAGAGACTGTATCGCCCCTTTCAACAGGAGACGGAACGTTTGAAGCGTGGCGGGACGGGTCTGGGCCTGGCGATTTCAAAAAAACAGGTTGAGTTGATGGGAGGAGACCTCAAATGCGATTCGACCCAGGAGGAGGGGTCTCGTTTTGCTTTTACATTACAATTGCCACCGGGCTCCGAGGAGGGGTTGATTTCAAGCGATGCGAGCGAGGGCAATTTGCGGAAACAGAATGGCGACACGATTCATGCGCTTATTGTAGACGACGATCCCATGAGTCGGGAAATTCTTGAAAGTATCTTGAACGGCGCGGGAGTGGCGACGCGCACGGCGGCTGACGGTATGGAGGCCTTGGCCATGATCGATTCGGCGATTCCCGACCTGGTTTTCATGGACATGCGAATGCCCGCCATGAATGGAGCGGATACGATCCGGGCGATTCGTATGAAGTATTCCGGAATGAAAAATATCATTGGAATTTCAGCTTCGGCGCTGGATGACGAACGCCTTCATTATTTGAGTCAGGGGTGCCGGGAATTCATTCCCAAACCTTTTGGCGTCGATGATGTGTTGAGTTGCGTGTCGCGTATCATGCGTGTGACGACGCCTCCCAAACCCAGGGATGCTCTTGCGGACAAGGTTGAGGCGCCCGCGCTGAGCATTTCCGACTCATGGAGAAAGCGAATCGTTAATGCCGCTGGCATGCATAATATGACGGAGTTGAAACAGTGTTGTAATGAACTGGCTTCGCAGGGCGCTAATGGAAAAGCCTTGAGCGCGGCCCTGGAACTTTTAGTGTCGAATTACGATACCAAGGGGATATTAAAACTTTTACAAACGATTCCGGAATCGAATGAGCGATAA
- a CDS encoding FtsX-like permease family protein, which translates to MIFKLAWMQFCRQGVRAWLSVCVTGLTLIALIFLTSLLNGFQKQATKNLTITDVGGGHYRQASFDILSPTDWEDRTFKVPSKLEGLADKAEVLVLQGQLFPNRRLYPVQLRGIAMEQTLLDLPLDALKYAKPQIEDVVPVIIGARMSDKTKLAKGDSAVLRWRDRFGTVDARDAVILEVVDLLNPRVDEGVVWLRLDHLRSMTQRRDEVSWVAVADSVGDVEGVDFVSPEGLMSDLINLIQQDRRNSRVLWLILLFLVGVSVFNSQILNVFKRQVEIGTMMAFGMEAPIIVALFTMEGVFSGLGAFVFALCIGVPFFAWFQSVGLDVSHLSASTMPVQERVYLDIHFDETVLTGFILLLVIVFAAWKPVQRIASMSPTQALRGKGV; encoded by the coding sequence ATGATTTTCAAGTTGGCGTGGATGCAATTCTGCCGCCAGGGCGTTCGCGCCTGGCTCAGCGTCTGCGTGACGGGACTGACGCTCATTGCCTTGATCTTTCTGACATCCCTGCTCAATGGGTTTCAGAAACAGGCGACGAAGAATCTGACGATCACCGATGTGGGCGGCGGTCATTATCGTCAGGCTTCGTTTGATATTCTATCGCCGACGGACTGGGAGGATCGAACGTTCAAGGTTCCTTCAAAACTGGAAGGCCTGGCAGACAAGGCCGAAGTTCTCGTATTGCAGGGACAATTGTTTCCGAACCGGCGCTTGTACCCGGTGCAGTTGCGCGGCATCGCCATGGAGCAGACTCTGCTGGACCTTCCGTTGGACGCCTTGAAATACGCCAAACCGCAGATCGAAGATGTTGTTCCTGTAATCATTGGCGCGCGCATGTCCGATAAAACTAAATTGGCTAAAGGCGATTCCGCCGTCTTGCGTTGGCGCGACCGCTTTGGAACGGTGGACGCCCGCGACGCGGTGATCCTGGAGGTTGTGGATTTGTTGAATCCGCGCGTCGACGAAGGCGTTGTCTGGTTGCGCCTGGACCACTTGCGTTCTATGACACAGCGAAGGGATGAAGTCAGTTGGGTCGCCGTCGCTGACAGCGTTGGCGATGTTGAGGGGGTGGACTTTGTGTCCCCTGAAGGTCTGATGTCGGATTTGATCAATCTCATCCAGCAGGACAGAAGGAATTCGCGGGTGCTATGGCTGATCCTGTTATTTCTGGTCGGCGTCAGCGTGTTCAATTCACAAATCCTGAACGTGTTCAAGCGGCAGGTTGAAATCGGAACGATGATGGCCTTTGGAATGGAGGCTCCAATCATTGTCGCTTTGTTCACGATGGAGGGCGTGTTTTCTGGGCTGGGCGCCTTTGTTTTCGCCTTGTGCATTGGCGTTCCTTTTTTCGCCTGGTTTCAGAGCGTGGGGCTGGATGTGTCGCATTTGAGCGCGTCCACCATGCCGGTGCAGGAGCGCGTTTATCTGGACATTCATTTTGACGAAACGGTGTTGACGGGTTTCATTTTACTCTTGGTGATCGTGTTCGCCGCCTGGAAACCCGTTCAGCGGATCGCATCGATGAGTCCAACGCAAGCTCTGCGCGGGAAGGGGGTTTAA
- a CDS encoding redoxin family protein, which translates to MKSKISRIFAIAVLGCLFAFSGSGLALAKSPVPGDSAPNFSLTSVDGKAVSLSQFQGKVVLVGMFHICVPCLKQAMEFNKVRSALPGDELVILGINTSGDSKPAVLDYLKGFPETPKFPYLLDPEQSVHHAYIQVDMPTVLIIGRDGKLQARSSWVGADQLIAYLKKNM; encoded by the coding sequence ATGAAATCAAAAATCAGTCGTATTTTTGCAATCGCAGTTCTTGGCTGTCTCTTTGCCTTTTCAGGCTCTGGTTTGGCGTTGGCAAAGTCTCCCGTTCCGGGGGATTCAGCGCCCAATTTTTCTCTGACCTCTGTTGATGGGAAGGCGGTTTCATTGTCTCAGTTTCAGGGGAAGGTTGTTTTAGTGGGCATGTTTCATATTTGCGTGCCCTGTCTGAAACAGGCGATGGAATTCAATAAGGTCCGCTCCGCATTGCCGGGCGATGAGCTTGTCATTCTGGGGATCAATACAAGCGGAGATTCGAAACCCGCTGTGTTGGATTATCTGAAAGGTTTTCCGGAAACGCCAAAATTCCCTTATCTGCTCGATCCTGAACAGTCGGTGCATCATGCATATATTCAGGTCGACATGCCGACGGTATTGATCATTGGGCGGGATGGTAAGCTTCAGGCGAGAAGCTCGTGGGTAGGAGCCGATCAACTGATAGCCTACCTGAAAAAGAATATGTAG
- a CDS encoding hybrid sensor histidine kinase/response regulator, which translates to MSDKPASGMKILAVDDSPANIDVLCQTLENDGHEFFFATNGEEAVELAPKIRPDLILMDVMMPGISGFDAAKTIHELPATEDIPIIFLTAKHEREDILKGFESGGVDFVAKPFCHEEVSARVSSHLQLRRLRQSLEESNQELEALNATKDRLLGMAAHDLRNPLSAIRGFAKFMKEKGDALDADSRRDFLETVFRTSDDLVMLLNDLLDVSTIAQGRVELNLQGASLHALIEEKIKLYSILAREKQVKIRSSLSPFEEFYFCRNRIAQVLDNLLSNAVKYSPPGGEIFSSLDSLNGFARFTVRDQGEGIPKEERGKLFQPFGKLKNRPTGGETSSGLGLAIARSLIEAHGGRIWLESEEGSGAVFVFEIPLNKSGQKQADPPTSSADGSQEEVIQADE; encoded by the coding sequence ATGAGCGATAAACCTGCAAGCGGTATGAAAATTCTGGCGGTTGACGATTCTCCCGCGAATATAGACGTGCTGTGCCAGACCCTTGAAAACGATGGTCACGAATTCTTCTTTGCGACCAACGGAGAAGAGGCGGTGGAACTGGCTCCGAAAATCCGGCCGGATTTGATTTTAATGGACGTCATGATGCCGGGAATCAGCGGATTTGATGCGGCTAAAACCATTCATGAACTGCCGGCGACGGAAGACATCCCGATCATTTTCCTGACCGCTAAACACGAACGGGAAGACATTCTCAAAGGTTTCGAGTCCGGCGGCGTGGACTTTGTGGCGAAACCTTTTTGTCATGAAGAAGTGTCTGCGCGGGTGTCCTCTCATTTGCAATTGCGTCGTTTGCGACAATCTCTTGAAGAGAGCAATCAGGAGTTGGAAGCTCTCAACGCGACCAAGGACCGTTTGCTGGGCATGGCGGCGCATGATTTAAGGAATCCCCTATCGGCGATTCGCGGTTTCGCAAAATTTATGAAGGAGAAAGGCGATGCGCTTGACGCCGATTCACGCAGGGATTTTCTGGAAACCGTGTTCAGAACCAGCGATGATCTGGTCATGCTGTTGAACGACTTGCTGGATGTGTCGACGATTGCGCAGGGGAGGGTAGAGCTAAATCTGCAAGGCGCTTCCCTGCATGCGCTGATAGAAGAGAAGATCAAGTTGTATTCGATTCTGGCGCGCGAGAAACAAGTGAAAATTCGATCCAGTCTGTCCCCGTTTGAGGAATTTTATTTTTGCAGAAATCGCATTGCTCAGGTTCTGGATAATTTGTTGAGCAACGCCGTGAAGTATTCCCCTCCCGGCGGAGAAATATTTTCTTCTCTGGATTCTCTGAACGGTTTCGCCCGGTTTACCGTAAGAGATCAGGGGGAAGGCATCCCTAAAGAGGAACGTGGAAAGTTGTTTCAACCATTTGGAAAACTCAAGAATCGACCCACTGGCGGCGAAACAAGTTCGGGATTGGGCCTGGCCATTGCCCGGAGTTTGATCGAAGCGCACGGCGGGCGTATTTGGCTGGAAAGCGAGGAAGGAAGCGGAGCGGTTTTTGTTTTTGAGATTCCCTTGAACAAATCGGGGCAAAAACAAGCGGACCCGCCGACAAGTTCTGCCGACGGGTCCCAGGAGGAAGTCATTCAAGCCGATGAATGA